A genome region from Dolichospermum compactum NIES-806 includes the following:
- a CDS encoding 2Fe-2S iron-sulfur cluster-binding protein has product MQINFLPDDITVNAEVGEPLLDVAERAGVSIPTGCLMGTCHACTVELDDGEVIRACITAVPPGKEKLTVHLFSDPTW; this is encoded by the coding sequence ATGCAAATTAATTTTTTACCAGATGATATTACTGTAAATGCTGAAGTAGGAGAACCGTTGTTAGATGTGGCGGAACGGGCTGGGGTATCAATTCCTACGGGTTGCCTGATGGGGACTTGTCACGCTTGTACTGTAGAGTTAGATGATGGGGAAGTTATTCGGGCTTGTATTACCGCAGTTCCACCGGGAAAGGAGAAGTTGACGGTGCATCTTTTTAGTGATCCAACTTGGTAA
- a CDS encoding serine/threonine-protein kinase, which yields MTNIYCSQGHQNPSGSRFCLQCGDRIGSVPTSGNQGIKAGQTLGDRYVIIRQIGQGGFGKTYLAEDLNRFREACVLKEFSPQVQTPYIVQKAEELFQREASVLYKLQHPQIPRFRELLRINLQGKESLFLVQDYIDGETYNSLLNSRQKQGLKFREIEIRQLLQQILPVLEYIHALGVIHRDISPDNLMLRSSDKLPVLIDFGGVKQVAATVASQYYQTGGIASPTNGTLLGKIGFAPPEQMQTGMVSTHSDLYALAVTTLVLLTGKQPQELIDTYNFSWQWRREISLSSALGQIIDKMLSPIASDRYQTARQLLQVLNPQYVSYPQTQPPTSATVAISPPKIPVPEPVMIPTPPQPGIWTGKNVLILVFFLTIGSYLYWQKLKTPTNNLQGNNPIIVPSPHSTETAKTEVTFSPEERQRKQKLSDRREELDINYQFYVKLVNQLFREKYPNLKGRILSDNPEDENLRAEWDQTAAEVLEKLLAITSDSRRQLGNYTGDERTTWKAQVNQINVSSRSLYDLGDAAFFSEFPEQKSKSFIKQPIGQVWYAFVNDQLNAILDKSILETIVFPEGTTGKTVSGTLQPGKGKVFIVGLAKDQNMEVKLEANSKVLLSIYSPSGKNPLLQDSQARTISATLPEKGFYEFVVVSTASESVDYQLTLTAENPPEPEPIEEPTEEPTPTETPTPESN from the coding sequence ATGACTAATATATACTGTTCTCAAGGGCATCAAAATCCGTCCGGTAGTAGGTTTTGTCTCCAATGTGGGGACAGAATTGGCAGCGTACCGACCTCGGGAAATCAAGGTATTAAAGCGGGACAAACTTTAGGCGATCGCTATGTTATTATTCGACAAATTGGTCAAGGAGGATTTGGTAAAACCTACTTAGCAGAAGACCTGAACCGCTTTCGAGAAGCTTGTGTTTTAAAAGAATTTTCTCCCCAGGTACAAACTCCCTACATTGTCCAAAAAGCCGAAGAACTTTTTCAGCGAGAAGCAAGTGTACTTTACAAATTACAACATCCTCAAATTCCCCGATTTCGGGAACTATTACGCATCAACTTACAAGGGAAAGAAAGTCTTTTTCTAGTTCAAGATTATATAGATGGTGAAACTTATAATTCCTTATTAAATAGTCGGCAAAAACAGGGCTTAAAATTTAGAGAAATAGAAATCCGCCAATTATTACAGCAAATTTTACCAGTATTAGAATATATTCACGCCCTGGGGGTTATTCATCGTGATATTTCTCCTGATAATTTAATGCTTCGGAGTAGTGATAAATTACCAGTATTAATTGATTTTGGAGGTGTTAAACAAGTAGCCGCCACCGTCGCCTCTCAATATTACCAAACAGGGGGAATAGCATCTCCCACAAATGGCACTTTGTTAGGAAAAATAGGATTTGCACCCCCAGAACAGATGCAAACTGGTATGGTGTCCACCCACAGTGACCTATATGCTTTAGCCGTCACAACGTTAGTTTTACTGACAGGTAAACAACCCCAAGAATTAATTGATACTTATAATTTTAGTTGGCAATGGCGACGGGAAATCAGCCTCAGTTCCGCACTTGGACAAATCATAGACAAAATGTTATCACCAATTGCGAGCGATCGCTATCAAACAGCCCGTCAACTTCTCCAAGTCCTCAACCCTCAATATGTTAGCTATCCGCAAACGCAACCCCCCACATCTGCTACAGTTGCTATTTCTCCCCCGAAAATCCCCGTTCCTGAACCCGTGATGATTCCCACTCCTCCCCAACCAGGTATTTGGACAGGAAAAAATGTTTTGATTCTCGTTTTTTTCCTGACTATTGGGAGTTATTTATATTGGCAAAAACTTAAAACCCCTACCAACAATTTACAGGGAAATAACCCGATAATTGTACCCAGTCCCCATTCCACCGAAACAGCAAAAACAGAAGTAACTTTTTCACCAGAAGAAAGACAACGCAAACAAAAATTGAGCGATCGCCGTGAAGAATTAGATATAAATTATCAATTTTATGTTAAACTTGTGAACCAACTTTTCCGGGAAAAATATCCCAATTTAAAGGGGCGTATTCTTAGTGATAATCCAGAAGATGAAAATTTAAGGGCAGAATGGGATCAAACCGCCGCCGAAGTCCTAGAGAAGCTATTAGCCATCACTTCTGACTCCCGCCGCCAACTGGGAAATTATACTGGAGATGAACGCACCACATGGAAAGCCCAAGTCAATCAAATCAACGTTAGTAGTCGGTCTTTATATGATTTAGGTGATGCAGCTTTTTTCAGTGAATTTCCCGAACAAAAGAGTAAAAGTTTTATTAAACAACCCATTGGACAAGTTTGGTACGCATTTGTCAATGATCAACTTAACGCCATTCTTGACAAAAGCATATTGGAAACAATAGTCTTTCCTGAAGGCACTACAGGTAAAACAGTGAGTGGAACTCTCCAACCAGGAAAAGGTAAAGTTTTTATTGTTGGACTAGCCAAAGATCAAAATATGGAAGTGAAACTAGAAGCAAATTCCAAAGTTTTACTCTCAATTTATTCCCCCTCTGGGAAAAACCCATTACTACAAGACTCTCAAGCACGGACGATATCTGCAACATTACCAGAAAAAGGATTTTATGAATTTGTTGTTGTTTCCACAGCCTCAGAATCCGTAGATTATCAACTCACCCTAACCGCAGAAAATCCCCCAGAACCCGAACCAATAGAAGAACCAACAGAAGAACCAACTCCCACAGAAACACCCACACCCGAAAGTAATTAA
- a CDS encoding serine/threonine-protein kinase, which produces MQIYCSQQHINNGGHRFCTQCGEALPLTVGQVIDNRYEIARILGQGGFGRSYLAIDRQKSRKTCVLKEFAPNVVKPQELQKAKELFEREASVLKKIQHPQIPRFHASFSAKIGTKDFFFLVQDYIEGDNYDQLFEQRRGQGQSFSEEEVINLLHNVLPVLTYIHSLDIVHRDISPDNLILRQSDSLPVLIDFGGVKQLPASQGFWRTQLAVNATLLGKKGYAPEEQLLQGKVYKSSDFYALAVTALVLMTGKEAHLLYDSFNGVWLWGKEIKVSPKLETVLKKMLAYKPSDRYQKAEQVIKDLPLPSTSSTPQIMQTSNNNPNPYITKLKTQVVAPGIKRVRSIHGGVHNQTSLFVQKIPMPKWLRPFMVSFIMTTVMLSTGAGMFALGNFAVKGITSIKIPQVELPKIPSKNTPGDEKNKTNRTIQQVFSRLQQLEISTAFFITTVNEVFYAENPELNNRKLTQNPDDAALRTQWNGIANQLLNNLEKANLSEPARKKIGSYSQQDSQRWEQLAKSGKLGNYKSFQDLRADTYQTFDPLFTGQERGKLNQKTFLQIWYAIASDKVENK; this is translated from the coding sequence ATGCAAATATATTGCAGTCAACAACACATAAATAATGGCGGTCATCGTTTTTGTACCCAGTGCGGTGAAGCATTACCTTTGACGGTGGGACAAGTTATTGATAATCGTTATGAAATTGCGCGGATATTGGGACAAGGTGGTTTTGGCCGCAGTTATTTAGCGATTGATCGCCAAAAATCCCGAAAAACTTGCGTTTTAAAGGAATTTGCCCCCAATGTTGTTAAACCCCAGGAGTTACAAAAGGCTAAGGAACTGTTTGAACGGGAAGCAAGTGTCCTCAAAAAAATCCAACATCCCCAAATTCCCCGGTTTCATGCTTCTTTTTCCGCCAAAATTGGGACTAAGGATTTTTTCTTTTTGGTGCAAGATTATATTGAGGGTGATAATTATGACCAATTATTTGAACAGCGTCGGGGTCAAGGACAGTCTTTTAGTGAGGAGGAGGTGATTAATTTACTACATAATGTTCTGCCTGTGCTAACTTATATTCATTCTTTAGATATAGTTCACCGCGATATTTCCCCAGATAATTTGATTTTGCGTCAAAGTGATAGTTTACCCGTATTGATTGATTTTGGAGGTGTTAAACAGTTACCAGCTTCTCAGGGTTTTTGGCGGACACAATTGGCTGTAAATGCGACTTTGTTAGGTAAGAAGGGATACGCACCAGAAGAACAGTTACTTCAGGGAAAAGTCTATAAAAGCAGTGATTTTTATGCGTTAGCGGTGACGGCTTTGGTATTAATGACGGGGAAAGAAGCACATTTACTTTATGATAGCTTTAATGGGGTTTGGCTTTGGGGTAAGGAAATTAAGGTTAGTCCCAAATTAGAGACTGTCCTGAAAAAGATGTTGGCATATAAGCCGAGCGATCGCTATCAAAAAGCCGAACAAGTTATCAAAGATTTACCTTTACCATCCACTTCATCTACACCACAGATTATGCAAACTTCTAACAATAATCCCAATCCCTATATTACTAAGTTGAAAACACAGGTGGTAGCGCCAGGAATAAAGCGCGTTCGCAGTATTCATGGTGGTGTCCACAATCAGACAAGTTTGTTTGTTCAGAAAATACCTATGCCAAAATGGTTGCGTCCTTTTATGGTTAGCTTTATTATGACTACGGTAATGTTGTCAACAGGTGCGGGTATGTTTGCTTTAGGAAATTTTGCAGTTAAGGGAATAACTTCAATTAAAATTCCGCAAGTTGAACTTCCCAAAATCCCATCTAAGAATACTCCTGGAGATGAAAAAAATAAAACTAATCGCACTATTCAACAGGTGTTTAGTCGTCTACAACAATTAGAAATTTCTACGGCATTTTTTATTACCACAGTTAATGAAGTTTTTTATGCCGAAAACCCAGAATTAAACAACCGCAAGTTAACTCAGAACCCCGATGATGCAGCTTTGAGAACACAATGGAATGGTATAGCTAATCAGTTATTAAATAATCTAGAAAAGGCTAATTTAAGTGAACCTGCTAGAAAGAAAATAGGTAGTTATAGTCAACAGGATTCCCAACGCTGGGAACAGTTAGCCAAATCGGGAAAATTAGGTAATTATAAATCTTTTCAGGATTTACGCGCAGATACATATCAGACCTTTGACCCGTTGTTTACCGGTCAGGAACGTGGGAAACTAAATCAAAAAACTTTTCTGCAAATCTGGTATGCGATCGCATCTGATAAAGTAGAAAATAAGTAA